A single window of Arcobacter venerupis DNA harbors:
- the blaOXA gene encoding class D beta-lactamase — translation MNKKIKLLITILFLTNSFLFAQDLELENIFKNKQVDGTIVIESLNTKKIYIYNDKRAEMLFSPASTFKIPNTLIALNEGVVTKDSVIVWDKKIREYESWNKDQTLLTAFKSSCVWCYQEFASKIGIEKYKKYLEELDYGNKNIGDEITRFWLDESLKITAFEQIKFLKRLYKNDLPFKLEDMNTLKEIMIDEKNEDYIIRAKTGWEGKYGWYIGYVETKNDVWFFALNIDTKTKDDLAKRKEITLKALEIKKIINK, via the coding sequence ATGAACAAAAAAATCAAACTACTTATTACAATACTTTTTCTAACAAACTCTTTTTTGTTTGCTCAGGATTTGGAACTTGAAAATATCTTCAAAAACAAACAAGTTGATGGAACTATTGTTATTGAATCTTTAAATACAAAAAAAATCTATATTTATAATGACAAAAGAGCTGAAATGCTTTTTAGTCCTGCCTCAACTTTTAAAATTCCAAATACCTTGATTGCCTTAAATGAAGGTGTTGTAACAAAAGATTCTGTGATTGTTTGGGATAAAAAAATCAGAGAATATGAATCTTGGAATAAAGACCAAACTTTATTGACTGCTTTTAAAAGCTCTTGTGTTTGGTGTTATCAAGAGTTTGCTTCAAAAATTGGGATTGAAAAATATAAAAAATATTTAGAAGAACTTGATTATGGTAATAAAAATATAGGTGATGAAATAACTAGATTTTGGTTAGATGAAAGTTTAAAAATTACAGCTTTTGAGCAAATCAAATTTCTAAAACGACTATATAAAAATGATTTACCTTTTAAACTTGAAGATATGAACACTTTAAAAGAGATTATGATTGATGAAAAAAATGAAGATTATATAATCAGAGCAAAAACTGGTTGGGAAGGGAAATATGGCTGGTATATTGGTTATGTAGAAACAAAAAATGATGTTTGGTTTTTTGCTTTAAACATAGATACAAAAACAAAAGATGATTTAGCAAAAAGAAAAGAAATTACATTAAAAGCTTTAGAAATAAAAAAAATAATTAATAAATAA
- a CDS encoding DEAD/DEAH box helicase → MSFSNLGLCAELLRAIKEEGYTTPTPIQSKSIPVILSNKDVLAAAQTGTGKTAGFTLPLLQRLKTAYNKDKKSHVRALILTPTRELAAQVAQSVETYGKYLPFKSAVVFGGVGINPQKALLRKGVDIVIATPGRLLDLISQDCLDLSKIEFFVLDEADRMLDMGFINDIKKVLAIIPKQRQNLLFSATFSDDIKKLADSLLNSPVLIEAATANSTSHKVEQSVHLVDRERKKELLLHLVNKNNWKQVLVFTRTKHGANKLSEALVKDGISSSAIHGNKSQGARTKALDDFKAGNVRVLVATDIAARGIDIDNLPHVINFELPNIAEDYVHRIGRTGRAGNEGEAISLVCVDEHDYLFGIEKLIKQKIRKIETIGFKVDPNIKAEPIGNRGNRGNSSNQNRTAKPKDANSSSKKLFGKKRVEENTSSSAKPKSNNNNRFASKKSETSATSKNRRTNSGFKNN, encoded by the coding sequence ATGTCATTTTCAAACTTAGGTTTATGCGCAGAACTTCTTCGTGCAATTAAAGAAGAGGGTTATACAACGCCAACGCCAATTCAATCAAAATCAATTCCAGTGATTTTATCAAATAAAGATGTTCTAGCAGCTGCTCAAACGGGTACTGGAAAAACGGCTGGATTTACACTTCCACTGTTACAAAGATTAAAAACTGCTTACAATAAAGATAAAAAATCTCATGTAAGAGCTTTGATTTTAACTCCAACAAGAGAACTAGCAGCTCAAGTTGCACAAAGTGTTGAAACTTATGGGAAATATCTTCCTTTTAAATCAGCTGTTGTTTTTGGTGGAGTTGGAATCAACCCACAAAAAGCACTTTTAAGAAAAGGCGTAGATATTGTGATTGCAACTCCTGGAAGATTACTTGATTTAATTTCTCAAGATTGTTTAGATTTATCAAAAATCGAATTTTTTGTTCTAGATGAAGCAGACAGAATGCTTGATATGGGATTTATAAACGATATTAAAAAAGTTCTAGCAATTATTCCAAAACAAAGACAAAATCTTCTTTTCTCAGCTACTTTCTCAGATGATATTAAAAAACTAGCAGATAGTTTATTGAATTCTCCTGTTTTAATAGAAGCTGCAACTGCAAATAGCACTTCTCACAAAGTTGAACAAAGTGTTCATTTAGTTGATAGAGAGAGAAAAAAAGAGCTTTTATTACATTTAGTAAATAAAAACAACTGGAAACAAGTTCTAGTTTTCACAAGAACAAAACATGGTGCAAACAAATTAAGTGAAGCACTTGTAAAAGATGGTATTTCTTCATCTGCAATTCATGGAAATAAATCACAAGGAGCAAGAACAAAAGCCTTAGATGATTTCAAAGCTGGAAATGTAAGAGTTCTTGTGGCTACTGATATAGCTGCAAGGGGAATAGATATTGATAATCTTCCACATGTAATAAACTTTGAATTACCAAATATTGCAGAAGATTATGTACATAGAATAGGAAGAACTGGAAGAGCTGGAAACGAGGGTGAAGCTATATCTTTAGTTTGTGTAGATGAACATGATTATTTATTTGGAATTGAAAAATTAATCAAACAAAAAATCAGAAAAATTGAAACAATCGGATTTAAAGTTGACCCAAATATAAAAGCTGAGCCAATTGGAAATAGAGGAAACAGAGGTAATAGTTCAAACCAAAATAGAACTGCAAAACCAAAAGATGCAAACTCTAGTTCTAAAAAACTTTTTGGTAAAAAAAGAGTTGAAGAGAACACATCTTCAAGTGCAAAACCAAAAAGCAATAACAATAATAGATTTGCTTCTAAAAAAAGTGAAACATCAGCAACTTCAAAAAACAGAAGAACAAACTCAGGTTTTAAAAACAACTAA